The region ttttaacatgcattttactctataaacgagccatcagaacagtcggagcgtttgctgcgactgagccccgtacaaacccgcaAACccgcgtacgtgaccctagtgcgtctgtcaccctactttgaccgtaagccaatgcgccggttaaagtagttaaagtaaaattattctgtaatatgtacatcttggaaattgcgcatagcgcaattacgaagccccgtacgacgttcctttcaaataaaacaaaaatttcaaatagccctaaaattttaatttattgagtataaatacacatagggcctagtatcggcctcagtccgaggatccaaatttaatttttttttcaactacattctattcggcctttgattaccttccaaatgaaacaaaaaatacgaaaaacggatgaaatttgctcgagctatatgtaaaatacacatagggccctagtagcggccttagtccaaggacccaaatttaatttttttttcaacaacattctattcggtgttcgattatcttttaaatgaaacaaaaattacgaaaaacggatgaaatttactcgaattgtatgtaaaatacacatagggccctagtagcagccttagtccgaggacccaaatttaatttttttttcaacaacattctattcggcctttgattaccttccaaatgaaacaaaaattacgaaaaacggatgaaatttgctcgagttatatgtaaaatacacatagggccctagtagcttttcacttctaaggccctaactcacggtccactcacccgattttaaaaaacttttttttcctggattggtattgacaatacctatcatttgccgtgtcatttattatcgtttattttgccataaatatcaccaaaaaaccttaaatcacttaggtggccctaactcacgaagggccgacccgaatatgcccatcttcgaacttagcctcactattttgactatctttcagggaaaaaaaaatttttgaaatcggatttgatttactcaagatatcgacgtgacggacagacgaacagacggacagacggcccaaatttttattgcggattcgtcatctatgaacataggcaaacactttgcccttaccgtctgcttcgaattccatcaattacacacggcatcgtaatcctataagccccttcgtacttcgtacggggctaaagaCTATATTACCCTGAGCTTGTCATTACTTTTCTcgtcgttaacagatgaatagtatgtgacaggttaagaaTTGCCCAAGTAATATTTCTTGGCAATGTATACGAAAACTTAACTATGTACTCGCTGTAAAGGGCAGTTCATTTTAAAGCTTTTGggattattaaattaattttacacaTCTTCGACCTTACATACCATTGATCGTTCACATAACTTTCACtaattatcaattttaattcaatgtcaaatcatctgttatcgatatcAACGCTAACATAAAACGATGACCTCCGGTTCAAGTGACTTTAATGCATGTTTAAATAAAcgaattaaaatattcgacAATACTTTATacaaaggaagtaatagattcaatgaaCAATGTTCATTGAACATATCGAAATGCGCTTGCCGCCAAGGCAACAGTTGAGCATTCAGTTCACTGACTCCTTACTGGTCTTGAAGGTAACAACGTGTTTCGGGTGGATGTTTCGAAACCAGCCATAGATATAGACGATAAAAGCTCAAACATATTTGAATCTCAGCAGAGCTGAACAATAGAGTCTAGCTGAGTTGACGAGGTGCCAGCGATTTGCTTAATTTCTTAATTAGCTTGACGATAAAGTAACCATAGCACCAGAGTACCATGACGAAAAGAGTAGTTTTCAGGAATGAgatgtgagaaaatttagtGGTTAAGATTAAGGCAAAGACTCGTCAAAAGAGCTACATTTCCACATTCAATTCAACACTTGAATTTCTACTATTTCACGTGCAAAAATGTTCCCAACAAACAAACTCACCAATGTCTTTCTTTGGGCTTCGCGTTCTAGCACTACTTGTGTTTGTTGAGGTGAAAATTTGAGTACAGCCGCAATGACTTTAACCAATGTGCTTCCATTCGAGTTAATATTGTTGGTTAAATACTAAGGAAAACAACGAATCGTTAAAACTGAACTTTAATGGTAAATTGTAGTGACATAGACTCACCTGGAACATtatgtttttcaaatattcgaaTTCTGTGTTAGCTGCAATGCCTTCATGATGGTGCAATGAGACCTACAAGCAgacaaaatgaattaattcGATCAATGGTCACTGGTTAAATAGAATCTTTCACTCACCAAAGTTTCATCCAATTGCCTTGACAGTTTATCGTTCTGCGATTTGAGACGTTCGTTTGACTGCTCTAAGATGAGgtaattttcacatttctgTTCCAGAAACAGGTTACGATTGGACACATCCTGGACTTCATGCATTATCTTCTTCAATTTCTCGTCCAGGTCATCGCGTTCTTGTTGTATCTTTGACATGGCCTCCGAATCGCTTCTACTTTCAACCATTGACTGCAGGTCCACTTGTTTTTTCAGCAGCACACTGTTTGACTCCTTCAGCTGTTCCAATGCAATCGATTTCTCTTTGTAAGCTTTAGCATTTTCCAGCAATTcgtcaatttcattttgtaaattcgATATTTGGCCATCGGTGGACTGTTTTAACTGAGCCATTTCCAGTTTCAGCGACTCGTTTAGTCGTTTCAACGATTCGGATTCATCATTCTTAGCACCTTTAGTTAACTCGACCGACGACTGTTCCAATTCGACAACCCTTTGccttaaatttatattttcctcCTGAAGTGATTTCATTTCCTCCAGTTCAGTTAGTTGGCCTTCGATGTCTTTGTTCAGGTCGCTTATGATGGCGCGACTCGAATCTAATTCTTTACCCAAATCAGTTATGTTCTGTTCTCGCAACGCAACTTGTCCGGATATTGTCTCCAGTTCTGATCTGGCATCAGCCAATTGCTTCGAAATGCTCTGATTCGTTTGCTGTAGTTCAACGTTATCGGCTTTCTGCTTACGCAACTCGTTCTGGTACGTTTCGTTCAACTGTTCcgaatttgttattttattattcagcGACTGTGTTTGACTCTCTGTTAATTCGATGCCAGCCGACATTTCCTCCAATTTCATGTTAAGTGCACTGATTTGTTGATTCTTTTGCTGCATTTCGTTTTGCAGATCGTTATTTAGTGACTGAGCACGTTGGCAAACCGATTTTAATTGTTCAATTTCAGCTTCACGTACCACGCacgtttccattttctttttgtattcgGCTTCCAGGGTTTGGATTTTCGCTTGGGCTTGATTGATTCGACTGTTTAGGTCTTGGGCATCCGCAACGAACTTAGACTTTTCCTCATTCGATTTGTCCAAGTCGGACTGTAAATGTTTGACGGACTTGTTCAGGTATTCATTCTCAATGGCAGTTTGTTCTAAGCTCTCAAGCTTCTTCAGCGATTCCGTGTAGCCTTTCAACTTCTCTTTCAATTGGTTTCGTTCATCGCTAGTTTGTTTCAGTTCATCCAAGTTCATTTGGTTTCGATTGTTCAATTCGACGATTTCTTTTTGCAGTGCATCGTATTTGTCAGCCAGAGATTTTTGGGAGCGCGTCGATGAATCTTGCACTTCTTTCAACTCACTTTCCGCGTtcgttttcagtttttccatcTCACTCACATTTTTCGATAGCGATTCACATTTCGCTTGAAGGGTGTCGCGAATACTTTTGAGTTCGTCGTTCtctttttgcacattttccaGATCGCTTCGCATACCATCACAAACAgttgacaaattatttttctcacGCTCCAATGCTTGAACAGTTTCGGCTTCACTACGTAGCTTTGTGAGCTCACTCTCCAAACATTGATTCGTATCCAGAACGCATAGTTTCTCCTTGTCTTTAGCTTCACACTGATCTTGAAGCGAACGGTACTCGTGTTCCATAAGTTCCTTTGCGTTGAACAATCGTGAATTCTCATCCAAGCACTGGCTCAGCTTCtcgtttaatttttccattgaaTCAGAAAGCGACTCACATTCTATGCGCTGTGCCGTTAACAGAGTCTCTTGTTCTGCCAGTCTATCGCTCAAAATTGCTAGATTAGTTTCCGATTCGGCAATGGTTGTCTGGAGTCGTACGTTGTTCTGCTCCAACAACGAATTACTTTCAGTCAATTGTAAATTCTCGGCTTGAATCTCTTTCAGTGTCTGTTCCATATCCTTTAACCTTGACTGCAGTTTTTGTGTATTGTCCTTGTCTAGCTTATTTTTACCATCAGCGTGAGCCTTGGCCATCTGTTCGGTTTTCAATTCCAATGCCAGCTTTTCCTTTTCAATTTCGACATAAGAGTGACGAACTTCTTTCAGCTGATCTTCCAATCGACCGATTTCctgtaaaatgtttgtcacctGTGTCTGCAATTCCGATTTGTCGCGAATTTCCTTCTCCAGTGTCTTTTCCAAATCGCGTTTTTCCCCTTTCAGCGTATCGATTTTGGCGCGCAAATTTTCCAGATCAGTCTGCGAATcgtctttttcttttcttgtttcGCTAAGCTGACTCTGAAGATTCGAATTTTCTTCCAGTTTTTCTTTCAGTTCAGCATTTACGTGTTTTATCCTCTCCTCCATTTGTTCGATGCTTGCTCGCATAGAACTTTGGATGCTTTGAATAGCTTCCGATTCAGTAGATGATTTTGCTTCCGTAACCTGCTGCAATTTCTGTCTAAGACTGGCAATTTCTTCTTCAAGTACATTCTTCTCGCTCTGGCCACTGTGCTCTAGTTCCCGTAAAGCATTTTCCAATTGAACTTTTTCTTGGTCGAACTGTTGCCGCAACTCTTTGGTTTCGGTCTCCAATTGCTCCAGCTTATTTTCAATCTCTCTTTTATCGTTTGTCGTACCATCCAGCTGCTGCTTGAGACTAACGATTTCCTTACGTATTGCCTCAATATCTGCATCCTTCTGCTGAATTTCGTTTTGCAATTTCTTGTTAGCTTCGTCGAGCTCGTTTGATTGCTTGCTCATTTCTGCATGTGCCACTTTAATATGTTTTAATTCGCCTTCAATCTTCTCTTGGTTCTCCTTCGTTTTGTTATTGGAAATCTGTTCTAGCTCTTCGTTTTGCTGCTTTATCGTTTCGTATGCCAGACGGAATTTGTCTAATTCTTCTTTGTTCTTGCTGAGCGTCTTATCCTTCTCACTTTCAACCACAATAAGTCGTGCCTTTAATTCGTTCAGCGATTGTTCCAACGATTTATTTGACTTGTCTGAGTTGGTGAGACGATTTTCCACATCTTTTTTCTCTTGAACTAGCGCCTGATATTGAgcttccaatttatttttctcttgcTTCATCGAATCGCGCTCGTCGGCCAACTGTTTCTCAAGCACCAACAGTCGTTGTTCCAAGCTCTTCACTTCCTTCTCTTTGTTTTCTAATTCGGAATGGATCATCATCTTATTCTCGGCCagcaaaattgtgttttcctCTTCGCGCGCGGTCAAATCCTTGATCTTTTTCTGTGACTCCTGCAGTCGAACGGTGTTCAGACGGACTTCCTCATTTTTCACAATCAATTTACTCTTTTCCTCATTCACTTGTTCCTTGTACTTCTCTAGCATCTCCTCCAGCTGCTTGATTCTTTCGTTGTTATTGTCCGACACATTGTTGTCGTTATCAGTGGTCAAGCTGATCAAATTGGCCGAAGATTGGTCCACATTATCCAAATGAATCAAATTCTCCTCGCCATTCTTGAGAACTTCATCGGCATTTTCACCCAACAGCGACAATTTGGATGTCAACGTTTTGATAACGCATTGCATTTCCTCCATTTCTAATCGCAGGGCGGATTCTAAGTGAGCTTTTGCTTGCTGCTCCAACGAACATTGTTCCCTCAGTTCACTTATCCGCCGTAAGGCTTTATCCTGGGTCTCGACCAGCACCGACTGAAGACGCGTGAAAAGAACGAACATTtagttgaatttgaaattttctgcgATATTATCCGGCATCAGGTGGAAACTTACCCTAGCTTTCGTATTGTCTCGTTCCAAATCTCTGTACCGTTTCGCTACCTCTGTGTACCGATTCCGATATTTCTGATACCGTTCCAACGCGCTCTTGTACGCCTGATGCAATTGCTCCTTGCTGAACAGATCCAATTGAGCACTGGCCATACTATTGCCACCATCAAACTCAAATTCACTTGCCGATTCCATATCGGATTGCATGTGTTGAACGGCTGGTTCGTATGACGGTAAGCGAAATGACACATCACTGGCCAACGATGAGTTGGACAATTTTCGCGTTCGCGTATATGTTTGCGATGAAGTGCCATTGTTTAGTGGTATAGAATTTAGGCTACTGAGTGAAGTGGTTAAATGCACTGAATCGTTTGATTTTACGTTTCGATGTTGTGGAGTATTTTGCGGTGTGTCTAATGGAAAGGACAGTTAAGGAGATTAATGATTTGAGGAAAAATAGTCTGGACCTCATAGTTGAGGTCATTCAacaattaaagaaaaagtCTGATGACAGAAAAAAGACCCATCGTTAccaagtgtcttaacctgttctttgaGAACCTTGGTCAGAAGACACTGTCGTCGTATAGGTTTAAAACAAAAGTCTTACCTTCTTCTGCTATACTGAAAAAATTTTCGCCACTGCTAGACACGGTATCCGACACTGAACTTGAAGCTGAACTAACGGCAGCCTAaataacaaatgaataaataaaaaccaaaaatttaaatttattctgaTCCCATTTCAGCACAGACACTcagtaaacaaacaacaaatttaatgtaaatggaatggaaaatattaaaacattttttggccAAGTTCCCAGTCctcataattattttaaactaAAAGCAACCTGTTGCACCGTGAATTATTATCTGAAACGGTATCAGTTAAATCAACGGATTGATAAGACAATATGAGGAACCGACTAGTCGAACACATAAacacaattaaatttaatgagatTTTGCGCAATATTCGGTAGGGTTATAAGGGTCATCAACGGAATGAAACTGTgatgaaaatcaattaaaactCGACGGCAGAATATGAGCTGGTGACACATTTTCGATTCGAAAAATTATTGGCaaatgaaacaattaaaatgaaaataaaactttcccTCCGTGGGAGTGGTTGTTTGCTTTACAAATTAGGAACAAAACACCAGAAAAAAAGTCACGTATTGTTGGGAATAGCACTCAAGAAATACATCATCACCGACCTGTGCAGCTTGTGCAAACTGCTGAATTCGGGAAGGAGATGATTTTACTTCCTCCGCAATTttatctttcaattttttaaacatttttcaatggacAATTCTTGTAATTTGGAAACATTTAAGACGGAAAATTACGTTTGTATGACGTTTCATTACGTGTAAATCGCCATTGTTTGACAGATTGGTTGTCTGTTTTAGAACTCCAATGACATTTCAGCCATTGGAGCAGAGAAATGACAGAATCAAACACTTTCATTTCTATGTTCGGTGGGTCTAGGACGAGAATCATTGATACTTAATACGTATACTATACGCGATCCTGGATGATAAGAGACTAGCACAcactagttttcattgacattttcagcaaagtttttttttggtatgaGGTATTCTACAAAGAATCctgcaactacttcaaaacTACTGAGTGTTGACATTTCAATTGATGGTGTGAAACGCACTCTCAGTACCAAAAATTTCTAACCCAACATTCGCAATCGGAGAacactttaaaaaatggttgaCTTGAAACGTTTTACACCGCGCAAGTGATAACCCTTCCAGAATTAttggattttttgtaaaatatactCGATTTACGCTAGTGAAAATATAACCGAAAGACGCGCATTGAATCCGTGTACAAGGTGAGCATAAATTCTGTTTAGTATTTTGCTTGTATGAACGTCAAAAGCTAACATTTGTTGCCGGTGTTGTTTCCTTTTGACATTTCTGTTTGCAACCACACGGCGACCTAGCATTTTCAAGTTGTTACATAGTGAAAGCgtcaattttctaatttttgtttcgttgtcTTTCCAGACAGCCGTAAACGTACACGATGGCGATTCCGCCATACATGATACCGCCGAATCCCTGGCTGCCACAGATGATGGCCCAGGCTCAGGCACAACAAGCACAGGCATTTGCTGCAGCCCATGCTCAACAGATGCATGCCCAGCAGATCGCTCAAATGCAAATGCCACAAGGTGTACCACCTGCACAGTTGAGTAGTATACCGACGCCGAATCCGAAGCCTGACATAATTACCGAGGAGAAATTGCAAGAGAAGGCGCAGAAATGGCATCAATTGCAGTCGAAACGGTATGCGgacaaacgaaaatttggttttgtcgATGCACAGAAGGAGGATATGCCACCGGAACATATTCGGAAAATTATACGCGATCATGGTGATATGACCAGTCGGAAATATCGACATGATAAGAGAGTATATTTGGGCGCATTAAAGTATATGCCGCATGCGGTACTTAAATTACTGGAAAATATGCCGATGCCGTGGGAGCAAATTCGTGATGTGCAAGTGTTGTATCACATCACTGGAGCTATAACATTTGTCAACGAAATTCCGTGGGTAATTGAACCGGTCTACATAGCTCAATGGGGGTAAGTGTCGTTGGCTTCTGTTCACGTAATTATGGCGTGAGActaattttgtgtttatttcgTCCAGCACTATGTGGATTATGATGCGACGAGAGAAACGTGATCGAAGGCATTTCAAACGAATGAGGTTTCCACCATTCGACGACGAAGAACCCCCACTTGATTATGCCGACAATGTGTTGGATGTGGAACCATTGGAGGCGATTCAAATTGATTTGGATAGCGAAGAAGACGGCAGTGTCTTCAAATGGTTTTACGAGCACAAACCACTCGTTGGGTCCAAGTAAGTGGAGATTTTAGTTTGCGTAACGCTTTTACGAGATGTTCGTTGTGCTCATTGAGCAATAGACACaactaattttccattttaactGAGAAGATCCATCCGTTAATTCCAGATTCGTGAATGGTTCGACATACCGTAAATGGAATTTGTCATTGCCGCAAATGGCCACATTGTATCGCTTAGCCAATCAATTGTTGACCGATCTTGTGGATGAAAATTTCTTCTATTTATTCGATCCGAAGAGCTTCTTCACCGCTAAAGCACTGAATATGGCAATTCCTGGTGGACCGAAATTCGAACCGTTGATCAAAGATCACAACATCGGGTAAGTCGTTTATTCCAATTTGTATTCCTCCAGAGTTTTGCtgattttttcttaattttcttaaCTAGCGATGACGACTGGAACGAATTCAATGACATCAACAAAGTAATCATCAGACAACCG is a window of Bradysia coprophila strain Holo2 unplaced genomic scaffold, BU_Bcop_v1 contig_350, whole genome shotgun sequence DNA encoding:
- the LOC119080387 gene encoding golgin subfamily A member 4-like, which produces MFKKLKDKIAEEVKSSPSRIQQFAQAAQAAVSSASSSVSDTVSSSGENFFSIAEEDTPQNTPQHRNVKSNDSVHLTTSLSSLNSIPLNNGTSSQTYTRTRKLSNSSLASDVSFRLPSYEPAVQHMQSDMESASEFEFDGGNSMASAQLDLFSKEQLHQAYKSALERYQKYRNRYTEVAKRYRDLERDNTKARSVLVETQDKALRRISELREQCSLEQQAKAHLESALRLEMEEMQCVIKTLTSKLSLLGENADEVLKNGEENLIHLDNVDQSSANLISLTTDNDNNVSDNNNERIKQLEEMLEKYKEQVNEEKSKLIVKNEEVRLNTVRLQESQKKIKDLTAREEENTILLAENKMMIHSELENKEKEVKSLEQRLLVLEKQLADERDSMKQEKNKLEAQYQALVQEKKDVENRLTNSDKSNKSLEQSLNELKARLIVVESEKDKTLSKNKEELDKFRLAYETIKQQNEELEQISNNKTKENQEKIEGELKHIKVAHAEMSKQSNELDEANKKLQNEIQQKDADIEAIRKEIVSLKQQLDGTTNDKREIENKLEQLETETKELRQQFDQEKVQLENALRELEHSGQSEKNVLEEEIASLRQKLQQVTEAKSSTESEAIQSIQSSMRASIEQMEERIKHVNAELKEKLEENSNLQSQLSETRKEKDDSQTDLENLRAKIDTLKGEKRDLEKTLEKEIRDKSELQTQVTNILQEIGRLEDQLKEVRHSYVEIEKEKLALELKTEQMAKAHADGKNKLDKDNTQKLQSRLKDMEQTLKEIQAENLQLTESNSLLEQNNVRLQTTIAESETNLAILSDRLAEQETLLTAQRIECESLSDSMEKLNEKLSQCLDENSRLFNAKELMEHEYRSLQDQCEAKDKEKLCVLDTNQCLESELTKLRSEAETVQALEREKNNLSTVCDGMRSDLENVQKENDELKSIRDTLQAKCESLSKNVSEMEKLKTNAESELKEVQDSSTRSQKSLADKYDALQKEIVELNNRNQMNLDELKQTSDERNQLKEKLKGYTESLKKLESLEQTAIENEYLNKSVKHLQSDLDKSNEEKSKFVADAQDLNSRINQAQAKIQTLEAEYKKKMETCVVREAEIEQLKSVCQRAQSLNNDLQNEMQQKNQQISALNMKLEEMSAGIELTESQTQSLNNKITNSEQLNETYQNELRKQKADNVELQQTNQSISKQLADARSELETISGQVALREQNITDLGKELDSSRAIISDLNKDIEGQLTELEEMKSLQEENINLRQRVVELEQSSVELTKGAKNDESESLKRLNESLKLEMAQLKQSTDGQISNLQNEIDELLENAKAYKEKSIALEQLKESNSVLLKKQVDLQSMVESRSDSEAMSKIQQERDDLDEKLKKIMHEVQDVSNRNLFLEQKCENYLILEQSNERLKSQNDKLSRQLDETLVSLHHHEGIAANTEFEYLKNIMFQYLTNNINSNGSTLVKVIAAVLKFSPQQTQVVLEREAQRKTLVGQINNLL